Proteins encoded by one window of Canis lupus dingo isolate Sandy chromosome 10, ASM325472v2, whole genome shotgun sequence:
- the LOC112671878 gene encoding U6 snRNA-associated Sm-like protein LSm3 yields MADDVDQQQTTNTVEEPLDLIRLSLDERIYVKMRNDLELRGRLHAYDQHLNMILGDVEETVSTIEIDEETYEEIYKSTKRNIPMLFVWGDGVVLVAPPLRVG; encoded by the coding sequence ATGGCAGACGACGTGGACCAGCAACAAACTACCAACACTGTAGAAGAGCCCCTGGATCTCATCAGGCTCAGCCTGGATGAACGAATTTatgtgaaaatgagaaatgacCTAGAGCTTCGAGGCAGATTACATGCTTATGATCagcatttaaatatgattttgggAGATGTGGAAGAAACTGTGTCTACTATAGAAATTGATGAAGAAACATATGAAGAGATATATAAATCAACAAAACGGAATATTCCGATGCTTTTTGTCTGGGGAGATGGTGTTGTACTAGTTGCTCCTCCATTAAGAGTTGGCTAA